The following is a genomic window from Thermus tengchongensis.
AGGGCCATCTCCAGTTCCTTGGCTTTCCACTCCCGGTAGTGCTGGACGGCGGGGGCCCTTTCCGAGTCCGCCAGGAGAAGGCGCACCAGGACGCTAGCGTCCAGGACCAAGAAGCTCACGGTCCCGCTCCTCCCGCATGGCCCCGATCACCTCTTCCGGCGGCGTGAGGGGTCTTCCCAGGCGCTCCCGGATGCCCCGGTTCACGCTCAGGATAAGCCCCAAGGGATCCTCCCCCTCGCCCTTCAGGCGCTCGTAGGCCTCGGGGGAGAGGATGACCGCCAAGGGCTTGCCCCGCCCCTCCACCAGGATCACCTCCCCCTCGCCCACCCGCCGGAGCACCTCCCCGAAGTGCACCCGGGCCTCTGTGGCGCTGAGCCTGCGCTTTTGATGCATCATTGCATGGATTAGTTTATTCCCGCGGGAGGCCGGCCGCAAGCGTAAGCTGAAACCTATGGGCTCGAGGCCAAAGTTCGCCCACCTGCACCAGCACACCCAGTTCTCCCTCCTGGACGGGGCGGCGAAGCTTTCTGACCTTCTTGAATGGGTGAAGACGGTTTCCCCCGAGGACCCCGCCCTGGCCATCACCGACCACGGCAACCTCTTTGGCGCTGTGGAGTTCTACAAGAAGGCCACCGCCATGGGGGTGAAGCCCATCATCGGCTACGAGGCCTACGTGGCCGCGGAAAGCCGCTACGACCGTAAGCGGGGCAAGGGCCTGGACGGGGGCTACTTCCACCTCACCCTTCTCGCCAAGGACTTCACGGGCTACCAGAACTTGGTGCGCCTGGCGAGCCGGGCCTACCTGGAGGGGTTTTACGAAAAACCCCGCATTGACCGGGAGATTCTAAGGGAGCATTCAGAGGGGCTTATCGCTCTCTCCGGCTGCCTAGGGGCGGAGATCCCCCAGTTCATCCTGCAAGACCGCCTGGACCTGGCCGAGGCCCGGCTCAACGAGTATTTGGCCATCTTCGGCGACCGCTTCTTCATCGAGATCCAGAACCACGGCCTGCCGGAGCAGAAGAAGGTAAACGAGGTCCTCCGGGAGTTTGCCCGGAAGTACGGCCTGGGGATGGTGGCCACCAATGACGGCCACTACGTGCGCAAGGAGGACGCCCGGGCCCACGAGGTGCTTCTCGCCATCCAGTCCAAGAGCACCCTGGATGATCCCGAGCGCTGGCGTTTCCCCTGCGACGAGTTCTACGTGAAGACCCCGGAGGAGATGCGGGCCATGCTCCCAAAGGAGGAGTGGGGGGACGAGCCCTTCGACAACACGGTGGAGATCGCCCGCATGTGCAACGTGGACCTCCCCATCGGGGACAAGATGACCTACCGCATCCCCCGCTTCCCCCTCCCCAAGGGCCGCACCGAGGCCCAGTACCTGCGTGAGCTCACCTTCAAGGGGCTCCTTGGGCGCTACCCCGACCGCATCACCGAGGACTTTTACCGGGAGGTTTTCCGGCGGCTGGGCAAGATGCCCCCCCACGGGGACGGGGCGGCCTTGGCGGCGAGCCTGGCCCAGGTGGAGCAGGCCGCCTGGGAGGGGTTGTTGCGGGAGCTACCCCCTTTGGAAGGGGTAAGGGAGTGGACGGCGGAGGCCATCCTCCACCGGGCGCTGTACGAGCTTGCCATCATCGAGCGCATGGGCTTTCCCGGCTACTTCCTCATCGTCCAGGACTATATCAACTGGGCCAAGGAGAACGGCATCTCCGTGGGGCCGGGGCGCGGTTCCGCGGCGGGGAGCCTGGTGGCCTACGCCGTGGGCATCACCAACATCGACCCCCTGCGCTTCGGCCTCCTCTTTGAGCGCTTCCTGAACCCGGAGCGGGTCTCCATGCCGGACATCGACACCGACTTCTCTGACCAGAAGCGGGACCAGGTGATCGAGTACGTGCGGAGGCGCTACGGGAAGGACAAGGTGGCCCAGATCGGCACCTTTGGGAGCCTGGCCTCCAAGGCCGCCTTGAAGGACGTGGCCCGGGTTTACGGCATCCCCCACAAGAAGGCGGAGGAGCTGGCCAAGCTGATTCCCGTGCAGTTCGGCAAGCCCAAGCCCCTGGCCGAGGCCATAGAGCTGGTGCCGGAGCTAAAGGCGGAGATGGAGAAAGACCCCCGGGTGCGGGAGGTGATTGAGGTGGCCATGCGCCTGGAGGGCCTGAACCGCCACGCTTCCGTGCACGCCGCCGGGGTGGTGATCGCCCAAGAGCCCCTCACCGACCTGGTGCCCCTCATGCGGGACCAGGAGGGGCGGCCCGTGACCCAGTACGACATGGGGGCGGTGGAGGCCTTGGGGCTTTTGAAGATGGACTTCCTGGGCCTGCGCACCCTCACCTTCCTGGACGAGGCCAAGAAGATCGTCAAGGAGTCCAAGGGGGTGGAGCTGGACTACGACCGGCTTCCCCTGGACGACCCCAAGACCTTTGAGCTCCTCGCCCGGGGGGAGACCAAGGGGGTGTTCCAGCTGGAGTCCGGGGGGATGACGAACACGGTGCGGGGGTTGAAGCCCAGGCGCCTCGAGGACATCATCGCCCTGGTCTCCCTCTACCGCCCTGGGCCCATGGAGCACATTCCCACCT
Proteins encoded in this region:
- a CDS encoding type II toxin-antitoxin system Phd/YefM family antitoxin yields the protein MHQKRRLSATEARVHFGEVLRRVGEGEVILVEGRGKPLAVILSPEAYERLKGEGEDPLGLILSVNRGIRERLGRPLTPPEEVIGAMREERDRELLGPGR
- the dnaE gene encoding DNA polymerase III subunit alpha, which produces MGSRPKFAHLHQHTQFSLLDGAAKLSDLLEWVKTVSPEDPALAITDHGNLFGAVEFYKKATAMGVKPIIGYEAYVAAESRYDRKRGKGLDGGYFHLTLLAKDFTGYQNLVRLASRAYLEGFYEKPRIDREILREHSEGLIALSGCLGAEIPQFILQDRLDLAEARLNEYLAIFGDRFFIEIQNHGLPEQKKVNEVLREFARKYGLGMVATNDGHYVRKEDARAHEVLLAIQSKSTLDDPERWRFPCDEFYVKTPEEMRAMLPKEEWGDEPFDNTVEIARMCNVDLPIGDKMTYRIPRFPLPKGRTEAQYLRELTFKGLLGRYPDRITEDFYREVFRRLGKMPPHGDGAALAASLAQVEQAAWEGLLRELPPLEGVREWTAEAILHRALYELAIIERMGFPGYFLIVQDYINWAKENGISVGPGRGSAAGSLVAYAVGITNIDPLRFGLLFERFLNPERVSMPDIDTDFSDQKRDQVIEYVRRRYGKDKVAQIGTFGSLASKAALKDVARVYGIPHKKAEELAKLIPVQFGKPKPLAEAIELVPELKAEMEKDPRVREVIEVAMRLEGLNRHASVHAAGVVIAQEPLTDLVPLMRDQEGRPVTQYDMGAVEALGLLKMDFLGLRTLTFLDEAKKIVKESKGVELDYDRLPLDDPKTFELLARGETKGVFQLESGGMTNTVRGLKPRRLEDIIALVSLYRPGPMEHIPTYIRRHHGQEPVSYVEFPHAEKYLRPILDETYGIPVYQEQIMQIASAVAGYSLGEADLLRRAMGKKKVEEMQKHRERFVRGARERGVPEEEANRLFDMLEAFANYGFNKSHAAAYSLLSYQTAYVKAHYPVEFMAALLTVERHDSDKVAEYIRDARAMGIAVLPPDINRSGFDFKVVGEEILFGLSAVKNVGEGAARAILEERERGGRFRSLGDFLKRLDEKVVNKRTLESLIKAGAFDAFGDRARLLASLDALLRWAAESRERERSGMMGLFAEVEEPPLVEAEPLDEITRLRYEKEALGIYVSGHPVLRYPGLREVASCPLAELPHFARDLPPRARVLLSGMVEEVVRKPTRSGGMMARFMLSDETGALEVVAFGRAYEGVSPKLKEDTPLLVLAEVEREEGGLRVIAQAVWTYEEVAEAPRALEVEVDHALLDEAGVALLKSLLDEYPGTLPLYLRVQGPFGEAILSLRETRVGEGALEALEAEGFRAYLVPDREAFLQGNGGGGSKEEVVPF